The DNA sequence CGTTGATGCGCAAGCCCGCTCTAAGGCGGCGGCACTGTGCAACGCAGTGGGGCAAAGCGTTTGGGTAAGCCATGAGAATTTGATTGATGCGGTTACTGCGCTGTCGGGCAGTGGCCCCGCCTATGTGTTTGCATTTTTAGAGGCGCTGCAAAATGGCGGAGAAAAACTAGGCCTTGATTCAGCAAGCGCCAGAGCCCTCGCTTACGCTACCTTGCAAGGCGCTGCGCAGCTTGCTGTTAATTCAGACGAGTCTGCAGGCAGCTTGCGGGAAAAAGTGACCTCCAAAGGGGGTACAACTGCCGCAGCTTTAGCTGTTCTCAAAGAAGAAGATTGGCAAGGTATTTTAGAAGCAGCCCTTGCTGCTGCTGCCCAGCGCGGCAAAGCCATGGGCGATGAGCTAGCCCAATAATCCCAGTACGATCCCTAAAAATAAAAAGGCGCCTAGCCAATTGTTTTGGCGAAATGCCCTAAAGCAAGCATCCCGTTGCCGGGTTCGCACCAGCGATACATGGTAAATCGCGCAGATGAGCGCCCCAACCCAGCCAAACCAGAACAAGTCATTGAGTTGAGCCAGGTAGGCAACGCACAAAAGACTGATCAATAGCAATCCATAACAAACTGCAATAGCAATCACCTCAAAACGCCCAAAGGTAATGGCGGAAGTACATAGGCCTAATCGCAGATCGTCGTCACGATCCACCATGGCATACGCCGTATCGTAGGCGATCGTCCAGAAAAGATTGCCGGCAAATAAAATCCATGCCTCGAGTGGCACTTGATTCAGGCTTGCGGCATAGGCCATCGGAATTCCAAATCCAAAAGCCACACCCAATACGGCTTGCGGCATCGCAAAGAAGCGCTTGGTAAACGGATATACAACTGCGATCACAATTGCAAAAACTGACAACTGTTTTGTGAGTAAATTCAGTGGCCAAATGAGCCCAAAGGACAAGAGGGCAAGGATGGCAGCAATCAACACCGCTTCCTTACCGCTGATTTGACCGCTGGTGATGGGGCGATTTTTAGTGCGCTCGACATGGCGATCAAAATCCCGATCAGCATAGTCATTCATGGCACAACCTGCGCTGCGCATCAAAAAAGTGCCGAGCGTAAAAATAATCAATAAATCGAAGGGCGGCATTCCCTCATTGGATAGCCACAAAGCCCAATAAGTGGGCCACAGTAACAGCAGCGTACCAATCGGCTTGTCGAGCCGAATTAAGCGGGCGTATGCATGCAGGCGCTGCAAAATCAGACCAGCCTCACTCCAGGCAAATCACAACGCCGGATTGTTTTAGCGAGCTCGACCATCGCCGCTGCACGCGGATAACTTTTACGCCACACTAAACTCACGCGACGGGTCGGCATGGGCTCTTCAAATGGGATATAGCGAATTAAACCTTCGCGTGTTTTGGGATCTGGAATCGACGTACGTGGCAAAACGGTAATACCAATACCGCCTGCAACCATTTGCCGAATCGTTTCCAGTGAGGAGCCCTCAAAACTGCGCTGCTCACCAATCGTCGGGCCCGGCCCAAAGCGATTGAGTTCTGGGCATACGCCAATCACATGATCCCGGAAGCAATGTCCCGCGCCCAAGAGCAAGGTATTTTGTTCTTTTAATTCATCATGGCCAATTAATTGGCGCTCAGTCCACGGGTGGTCCTTTGGTACGGCCACATAAAACGGCTCGTCGTACAACTCGGCAACCTCAAGGCCGGCCATCGGAAATGGGTCGGCCAAAATAGCGCAGTCGAGCGCGCCTTGACGCAGCATCTCTAATAAACGAACCGTAAAGTTTTCTTCCAAAAAGAGGGGGGCATTGGGCATGGACTCACGCGCTACCCTAACTAAACTCGGCAACAAGTAAGGGGCAACCGTATAAATTGCGCCCAGACGCAAAGGACCCGACAAAGGATCTTGACCATGCTTTGCCAGGTGCTTCAACGCATTGGCCTCTTCTAAAACACGCTGCGCTTGCTCCACAATCAATATCCCCAAGGCCGTCATTGCAACCTCGGCACTGGTTCGCTCAAAAATCTGCGCGCCCAATTCCTCTTCAAGTTTTTTAATGGCAACCGATAAGGTGGGCTGCGAAACATGGCAAGCCTCGGCGGCGCGCCCAAAATGGCGCTCCCGGGCAACCGCAACAATGTAGCGAAGTTCAGTTAATGTCATGGCTCAATTATCAGGCTTTTAGAAAATCGGCGCGCGATCCGAGCCACCGTTCCAGTTGTTGATCCACCACCGCAGGGTGATTGGCCAAAAGGCGCTCTGCTGCCTGCTGGGCTAAATCGATCAGCCAGGCATCGCGTTGCAGGTCTACAAAACGGAGCATGGTATCGCCCGATTGCTTTGCGCCCAAGAGTTCACCCGGGCCGCGCAGTGATAAATCCCGCTCGGCAATTACAAAGCCATCGGATACTTCACGCAGGGTTTGTAGACGCTCCTTAGCGGCGGCCGAAAGGGGTTCTGCATACATCAATATGCAGACCGAGTCGGCTGTGCCGCGCCCTACTCGGCCGCGCAATTGATGAATTTGGGCATAACCAAATCGCTCCGCATGCTCAATCACCATGAGGGCCGCATTGGGCACATCTACCCCCACTTCAATCACGGTAGTCGCCACCAGCAATTGAATTTGATTGGCCTTGAATGCTGCCATCACAGCAGCCTTCTCCTCCGCCTTTAATCGCCCATGGACGAGACCTATTTTAAATTGGGGCAGGTGCTGCTCTAACTGCGCATAACTCTCCACTGCGGTTTGCAGTTGCAAGGCATCCGACTCTTCAATTAGGGGGCAAACCCAGTAGGCTTGCAAGCCTTTACTCAACCAGTCCTGCAGGCCATTGATGACTTCATCCCGCCGGCTGTGCTTCACCACCTTGGTCGTAATGGGCTTGCGTCCTGGTGGCAGCTCATCCACTACAGCCACATCCAGGTCGGCATAGTAGGTCATTGCTAAAGTGCGGGGGATTGGGGTTGCGGACATCATCAGCTGATGGCAGTAGAACAATTCAGAGCCGATGCGCTGCGATATCTCTAAGCGTTGACGGACCCCAAAGCGGTGTTGCTCATCAATCACCGCAAGGCCTAACTTCGCAAACGAAACACTTTCCTGAATCAAAGCGTGGGTACCAATAATTAGCTGCGCAGCACCACTCTCAATCGCCGCATGCGCAGCTTTTTTTTCTTTGGCTTTTAAACTACCCGATAGCCAGACGATCTCGACCCCAAGCGGCCCAAACCATTCTTGCATTTTGATGAAGTGCTGTTCGGCCAAAATTTCAGTGGGGGCCATGACCGCAGCCTGATAACCATGGTCGATCGCCCTCGCTGCAGCCAGTGCGGCAACTATGGTCTTGCCGCTACCCACATCCCCTTGCAATAAGCGGTTCATCGGAAATGCGCGGCTGAGGTCCGACTCAATTTGTGCCCACACCCGCTTTTGCGCTCCCGTTAATTCGAATGGCAGTGCTGCCAATAGCCCTTGCTCAATCGATTGCTGCCCTTGAGTTGGTGGATCTCCGTGCAGACGCGGCGCATTACGCTGACGGCGCAGGGCATGAGCCTGCTTTAGCGAGAGCTGCTGTGCCAATAACTCTTCAAACTGCACCCGTCGCCATGCTGGGTGGGTTCGCTCCATTAATGCAGCGGTATCCGCATCTGCTGGCGGATTATGTAGATAGTGAATAGCATCATGCAAAGGCATCCATTCGCCCTGCGGCAAGAGATCAGCAGTCACCGGCGCGGGAATCAGCTCGGCTAGAAATTGCTTAATGTCAGCCGATCGCAATGCCTGCTGCACCGCCTTACGAATCACCGTTTGGGTCACGCCCTCACTGGCGGGGTAGACCGGGGTCAGGCTCGCTGGTAGTGGCGCATCGGGCGCAACTGCTTTGACGGTGGGGTGAACCATCTCAGGTCCCGAATACCCATCGCGCACCTCTCCACGAACGCGCACATGAGCGCCCACCGCCATTTGCTTTTGCTGGCTTGGGTAAAAATTGAGAAAGCGCAACTGGAGCAGAGCGGTGTCATCCTCAATGGTGATTACCAACTGCCGCCGTGGCCGAAACAGCACCTGACTACGTATCACCCTCCCTTGGGTTTGTACTGCGCTAAATGACCCTTTAATTAATGCGTCTTCGATGGTGTAAAGCGCAGTCTCATCCTCGTAGCGGCTTGGAAGGTGCAATGCGAGCGCAATGGGACTATTTAAGCCCATTTTTTCGAGTGCATTTGGTGGTCGGGGTTTCGTCATGGTTAGAATTCCAACTTCGATGGTAATGCTATGCAACTCTCCGACTTCAATTACGACCTTCCGCCCGAGCTAATTGCTCAGCACCCCCTCGCCAATCGCTCCGACAGCCGCTTGTTGGAGGTGGCCGCCAACGGCTTGCATGACCGTACATTTGTCGATATCAGCCAAATTGCCAAGCCTAGCGATTTATTCATCTTCAATGATACGAAGGTAATCCCAGCAAGGCTATATGGTCAGAAAGAAACCGGGGGGCAAGTTGAGCTCTTGATTGAGCGCATCACTGGTGAAAATCGAGCCTGGGTGCAAATTAGAGCCTCAAAGACGCCCAAAGTCGGTAGCCGAATACACATTCAGAATAAGCTCGGCGAACAAATCGATGTCGAGATCCTAGAGCGTAAGGATCGCTTTTATGAAATCGCTTTTCAGAAAAGCGTATTGGAATTGCTTGATCGCTTTGGTGAACTACCCCTACCGCACTACATTGAGCACCAAGCGGATCGCGACGATGCCGAGCGCTACCAAACTGTTTTGGCAAGTAACCCCGGCGCAGTAGCAGCGCCTACTGCAGGCCTGCACTTTGATGATTTGGTTTTGGGGCAGCTGGCTAAGAATGGAGTGGAACGAGCGACCATTACCTTACACGTTGGCGCAGGCACCTTCACTCCCGTTCACTCCGAAGATTTAAGTCAGCACCAAATGCATTATGAGTGGTACAGCATCCCTGAAAAAACCATTGAAGCGATTGAACAAACCAAACAAAAGGGCGGACGCGTGATTGCCGTTGGCACCACCAGTTTGCGCACACTGGAGAGCTATGCCCTGAATCAAGCGCTAACGGGGGATACCAATTTATTTATCACTCCGGGCTTTCAATTTAAAGTGGTCGATGCCTTGGTTACCAACTTCCACCTACCCAAGTCCACTTTGCTGATGTTAGTTAGCGCCTTTGCCGGTATGGATACTATTCGGGAGGCCTATCGGCACGCGATTACGGAGCGCTATCGCTTTTTCAGTTATGGTGATGCCATGTACCTGAATCGTTCCGCTTAAACTAGGCTAATGACTTCACCCATTCAATTTGAGTTAATCAAGCGCGATTCGCAAAGCTTGGCACGACTCGGCAGGCTTGATCTGCCCCACGGCAGTGTGCAAACACCCATCTTTATGCCGGTCGGGACCTACGGTACGGTCAAGGCCATGACCCCGCGCGATCTTGAGGAAGCCAAAGCGCAAATTATTTTGGGCAACACCTTTCATTTATGGCTGCGGCCTGGACTGGATGTCATTGCGAAACACGGTGGACTGCATCGCTTTATGGCGTGGGATAAACCCATCTTGACTGATTCGGGTGGCTTTCAGGTATTTAGCCTGGGCGCACTGCGCAAGATTTCAGAAGATGGCGTGACCTTTGCCTCACCCATTAATGGCGATAAATTGTTCATGTCTCCCGAAGTCTCGATGGAGATCCAAGCAGTGCTCAATAGTGACATTGCCATGCAATTCGATGAGTGCACTCCCTATGAGACGCATGGTCAAGCCACCACTGAAAAAGCAGCGCGGCAATCCCTTGAGCTATCGCTCCGCTGGGGCGCCCGTTCACTCAAGCGCTTTCGGGAGCTTGAAACGGGTAATGGGCTCTTTGGCATTGTGCAGGGCGGGATGTTTGAATCCTTGCGTGAAGCCTCCTTAGCCGAAGTAAGTCAGCAGGGATTTGATGGCATTGCGATTGGCGGCCTCTCGGTAGGAGAGCCTAAGCCTGAGTTTGAACGAATTTTGGCGTTTACTGCCCCCAAGCTTCCAGAAAAAGCCCCTCACTATTTGATGGGTGTTGGCACCCCTGAAGATCTGATGCTCGGGGTTAGCAATGGCATCGACATGTTCGATTGCGTGATGCCCACCCGAAATGCCCGCAATGGCTGGCTATTTACCCGCTTTGGCGATTTGAAGCTGCGCAACAGTGGCTATAAAGACGATGATCGCCCAGTAGACCCGACCTGCTCCTGCTATACCTGCCAGCGCTTTACCCGGTCTTATCTCAATCACCTGCAAAAAGCCAATGAAATTCTGGGGGCGCAGCTCAATACGATCCACAATTTGTCCTACTACATAGGGCTAATGACTGAAATCCGGGAAGCCCTGGCAAAGGACCGCTTTAGCGCCTACCGCGAGCAGTTTTATGCCGATCGGCAACGCGGCGTCGAGCCAGGCCAGGATTAGGCTTCAAATCCCCTAAGCGGTTTAGAATTGCACCTTAGCCGATCTTTCTGGCTTTTTAATTAGGGTTCTTTATGGAGGCTTTGAATATGTGGATTAGTAATGCATTTGCTCAAACTGGTGCTGGCTCAGATAGCGGCGGCCTAATGGGTTTCTTGCCCATCCTGTTGATGTTTGTGGTGCTGTACTTCATCATGATTCGCCCACAAATGAAGCGTCAAAAAGAAACGCGCCTCATGCTCGAAGCATTGGCAGTTGGCGATGAAGTCATTACCATCGGCGGAATTCTTGGCAAAGTCAATGCAATACGAGATCAAAACGTGATCGTTGAAATTGCAGCGGGCACCGAAGTGATCATGCAAAAGGGGGCGGTCACCATGGTTTTGCCTAAAGGCACCCTCAAAGCTGCTTAATCTCATTTTTAGCATTCGCGTCATCGAGACACTATGAACCGTTACCCACTCTGGAAGTACCTTGTAATTGGTGTTGCGCTCCTCATTGGCGCGCTCTACTCCTTACCGAATATTTTTGGAGAGGCTCCAGCGGTTCAGGTCTCGGCCGCCAAGCCAACCGTCAAGGTTGAGCTAGCAACGCAAGCGCGTGTTGAAAAAATATTAGCCGATGCCTCGATTCCAAGTACCGGAATGTTTTTTGAGCGCACCGGCAACGTCGGGTCAGTGAAGGTTCGCTTTGATAGCACCGACATTCAGTTGCGCGCCAAGGATTTGTTGCAACAAAAACTAAATTCCGATCCAAATGATCCCAGCTTTACAGTTGCTTTAAATCTACTCTCCAACACACCCCATTGGCTCAGCTCGATTAATGCGATGCCAATGCCCCTGGGTCTTGATCTGCGCGGTGGCGTGTACTTCCTGCTGCAAGTGGACATGCAAGGCGCGGTACAGAAAAAAGTGCTGGCCATTGCGGGTGATATTCGCAGTCAATTGCGTGAAAAGAACATTCGCCACCAAGGCATTGAACGCGGCAATGAATCCGTCACCATTCAGTTTGGTAGCGCCGAGGAAGCAGAAAAAGCTAAGGCACTGCTCACCGCCTCACAAACCGACCTGATTTGGCAACTGAGTGCGCAAGCCAGTGGTGCTCGTCTCCTTGGCCAGTTCAAGCCAGCCTCGCTTAAAGAAGTACAAGACAACGCGGTAAAGCAAAACATTACCACCCTCAATAAGCGCGTGAATGAACTGGCCGTAAAAGAGCCAGTCATTCAGCAACAAGGTGCTGATCGCATCATCGTGCAATTGCCGGGCGTACAAGACACTGCTCGCGCCAAAGATATCATTGGCCGCACTGCTACCCTCGAATCCCGCCTCGCTGACCCGCTGGTATCCACCATTGCGGTTGGTGATCCCGTTCCTCCTGGCATGGACGTATTCCGTTTTGGCGAAGGCCGACTGGGCGTATTTAAGAAGTCGATTATTTTTAGTGGTGAGCGCATTACCGATGCGAGCGCAGGCTTTGATCAAAATCAACGCCCCTCGGTCAATATTTCTCTGGATGCGGCCGGTGGTAGGGTAATGCAGGAAGTCACCCGTGAAAATATTGGCAAACCCATGGGCATGATTTTGTTTGAAAAAGGTAAAGGCGAAGTACTTACCATTGCCACCATTCAAAGTGAGTTTGGTTCCAAGTTTCAGATTACGGGCCAGCCTACCACCGAGAGTGCCAACGACCTTGCCCTGCTATTGCGCGCAGGCTCACTGGCAGCCCCAATGGAAATCATTGAAGAGCGCACCATTGGCCCAAGCCTAGGCGCTGAGAACATTGAAAAAGGCTTTACTTCGCTGATCTTTGGCTTTATTGCAATCGCTGTCTTCATGATTGCTTACTACATGCTATTTGGCTTTTTCTCGGTCACTGCCCTGGCAGTCAACATTGTGCTGCTGATTTCGCTTCTATCGATGCTGCAGGCGACCTTAAGCCTACCTGGTATTGCAGCGATGGCCTTGGCACTGGGTATGGCAATTGACTCAAACGTGCTGATCAACGAGCGTATTCGGGAAGAGTTACGCAATGGCGTTGCCCCCAGCACTGCGATTGCAATTGGCTTTGATAAGGCCTGGGCAACTATTTTGGACTCCAATATCACCACCTTGATTGCTGGCTTGGCATTGTTAGCTTTCGGCTCCGGCCCCATCAAGGGGTTTGCGGTGGTCCATTGCTTGGGTATTTTGACCTCGATGTTCTCGGCAGTCTTTTTCTCGCGCGGCATTGTCAATCTTTGGTACGGCAGAAAAAAGAAGTTACAGAAAATTTCAATTGGCCAGGTTTGGGTCGCGAAGGAGAAATAAGCCATGGAATTTTTCCGCATCCGCAAAGACATCCCCTTCATGCGCCATGCATTGATTCTCAATGCATTCTCATTTGTCTCTTTCTTAGCTGCAGTCTTTTTCCTCTGGCAAAACGGCTTACATCTCTCGATCGAATTCACCGGTGGTACGGTCATGGAGGTGAGCTATCAACAAACCGCGCCGCTCGATTCGATTCGTAAAAAGGTAGAGAAGCTTGGCTACACCGATACCCAGATCCAGAACTTTGGTAGTTCGCGAGACATCATTATTCGCCTTCCTTTGCAAAAGGATGCGGAGGGGAAAAACATTTCCTCTGCAGATCAAAGCTTGGTTGTGATGAAAGCGTTGGTCGAGGATGGCACAGAGGCCAAGTTGCAACGGGTTGAATTTGTGGGCCCTCAGGTCGGTAAAGAGTTAGCAATCGATGGCCTTAAGGCCCTTACCTTCGTGGTGATTGGCATCATGATTTACCTGTCGTTCCGCTTTGAGTGGAAATTTGCCATTGCCGGCATTATTGCTAACTTGCACGATGTGGTCATCATCCTCGGCTTTTTTGCCTTCTTCCAATGGGAGTTCTCACTCTCGGTTCTTGCCGCAGTTCTGGCTGTCTTAGGCTATTCGGTAAACGAGTCGGTGGTTATTTTTGACCGGATCCGTGAGAACTTCCGCAAGTACCGAAAGATGACCACCCCTGAGGTAATTGATAACGCGATTACCAGCACCATTAGCCGTACCGTCATCACGCACGGCAGTACGCAAATGATGGTGCTCGCGATGCTGTTGTTCGGCGGACCTACCCTCTTTTACTTTGCGCTAGCTCTCACCATCGGCATTTTGTTTGGTATTTACTCGTCAGTATTCGTGGCGGCTGCGATTGCGATGTGGCTTGGAATTAAGCGTGAAGACTTAATCAAGAACGATAAAAAGCCAGACGATCCAACGCGCAAAGACGATCCCAACTACGGCGCTACGGTTTAAGTAGTTCGTCCTTTGAGTGCGGCCATGATTCTGGTGGTCGCGCCCTGATAATGTGCGGCATACCGCAGAGCCGCCTCCCGCATTGCTTTGCGCTGCTGCTGATCTTGCAAAATTCGAATTATCGTGCCGGCCAATGTCGTTGCCAATGATCCATTGTTCCCAACCCGCATAGCTGCACCATAATCAATTGCATCTTGGCTTGCCTGCTGAAAGTTAAAGGTATGCTCCCCAAGCAGTACAGGGCAGCCCGCAGCACACGCTTCAATCAGGTTTTGGCCACCGAATGGCAGCAAACTTCCGCCCATCACCACGAGATCGGATGCGCTGTAATACAAAGGCATCTCGCCCATTGAATCGCCGAGCACCACTGCCGTTTTCAGATCAATCGTATTTTGCAAATCCACGGCGTCTAAATTAATTTCAGAGCGGCGCAATACCATCAGCCCGTAAGCACGAAAGAGCTCAGCCACTTCAGTAAAGCGCTCGGGGTGGCGTGGCACGATGCACAGCAAGGGCTGTGCCGTTGATGCCGATCCTGATGCCGATACTGATTCTTCAGCATGCATTTGAAGTACAGCTTGCCATGCCTCCAGAATGATTGCTTCTTCGCCTTCGCGGGTGCTGGCAGCGCAAACCATGAGGCGATGGTTTTTTTCTAGATGCGCGTGCCATGCGAGGCCCTGCTTAACCAATACGGGGTCTAGCACCACATCAAACTTTAGATTACCGACGACCTCACAATGCTTCACGCCAAGCGCCCGATAACGCCCTGCATCGAGTTCGGTCTGCGCCAAAATACCGGCGAATGCCTGAAACAAAGAACGGCCTGCATTGCCAAAGCGAGCAACGCGGCGCGCACTGCGCTCAGATAAGCGGGCATTGATTAAATAGACCGGTAAATTTATTTCGGCAGCGCGAAACACAATCGTTGGCCATGCTTCGGTTTCCATAAATAAACCCAGCGTGGGCTTCGCTGCTTTTAAAAACCGCTCTACCGACCAGCAGAGGTCATAAGGCAAATACACTTGCTGCAAACGGCCCTGCGCTATGGCATCAGCAAAAATGGCTGCACCAGTGCGCCGCCCATTGGGCGTCATGCACGTCAGCACAATGGATTTACCCTCTTGTAAATAGGCTTCAATGAGAGGCTGCGCTGCTCTGGTTTCGCCTACCGATACGGCATGTACCCAAATAGCTCCAGGCTGAATGCCTTGGCTAAAACCGAAACGCTCCGCAATCGCTTGGCGGTAGCCTGGGTCCTTACGGCCTCGCCACCACAGCCGCAGTAGTACGACTGGCAAGAGAAGATGCCACCCCAGTTGATAGCAGGCAAACCAGAGCCAAGGGCGATTGACCGTTGACTGCGGCAATGCAGGCTCTGGGCTAGCTGGCGTCACTTTTTGAGGCGCTGTGTCAACTCGACTGCTTTACCCAAATAACTGGATGGCGTCATTTCCAGTAAGCGGGCTTTTGCATCTTCCGGAATCGCCAAGCCCCGAATGAAGACCTGAAGATCTGCTTGATTAATCCCTTTGCCACGGGTTAATTCTTTTAATTGCTCGTAGGGATTTTCAATGCCGTAACGGCGCATCACCGTTTGCACTGGCTCCGCCAAGACTTCCCAGCAGGCATCGAGATCGGCTGCAATTGCCGCCACATTGAGCTCGAGCTTGCCAATGCCGCGCATGGCGCTGTCGTAGGCCAAAACACTGTGTCCAAATGCAGGGCCCAGATTACGCAATACGGTGGAGTCGGTTAAGTCACGCTGCCAGCGTGAGAGCGGTAACTTTTCAGCGAGGTGGCGCAAGAGCGCATTAGCAACACCCAGATTACCTTCGGAGTTTTCAAAATCAATTGGATTGACTTTATGCGGCATGGTGGACGAACCAATTTCACCGGCCTTGGTACGCTGCTTAAAGTAGCCCAAAGAAATGTAGGCCCAAAAGTCGCGGTCCATGTCGAGCAAGATGGTGTTGGCGCGCGCAATCGCGTCAAACAATTCAGCCATGCCATCGTGTGGCTCAATCTGAATCGTATACGGATTAAATTGCAAGCCTAAGCGCTGCTCCACGACTTCGCGTGCAAACTTCTCCCAATCAAAATCGGGGTAAGCCGAAAGGTGTGCATTGTAGTTACCGACCGCACCATTCATTTTGCCGAGTAAAGGTACCGCTGCGATTGCAGCAATCGCGCGCTCCAATCGTTTGGCAATATTGGCAATCTCTTTGCCCAAGGTAGTAGGCGATGCGGGCTGGCCGTGTGTGCGCGAGAGCATCGGCACCGCAGCATTGGCTAGCGCCAATTCTGTTAAGGCGTCGTGGATTTTGCGCAACTGGGGCAGCAATACGGTATCGCGCGCACCGCGCAGCATCAAGCCATGCGCCGTATTGTTGATATCCTCGGAAGTGCAGGCAAAGTG is a window from the Polynucleobacter difficilis genome containing:
- a CDS encoding LysR substrate-binding domain-containing protein; this translates as MTLTELRYIVAVARERHFGRAAEACHVSQPTLSVAIKKLEEELGAQIFERTSAEVAMTALGILIVEQAQRVLEEANALKHLAKHGQDPLSGPLRLGAIYTVAPYLLPSLVRVARESMPNAPLFLEENFTVRLLEMLRQGALDCAILADPFPMAGLEVAELYDEPFYVAVPKDHPWTERQLIGHDELKEQNTLLLGAGHCFRDHVIGVCPELNRFGPGPTIGEQRSFEGSSLETIRQMVAGGIGITVLPRTSIPDPKTREGLIRYIPFEEPMPTRRVSLVWRKSYPRAAAMVELAKTIRRCDLPGVRLV
- the secD gene encoding protein translocase subunit SecD; translated protein: MNRYPLWKYLVIGVALLIGALYSLPNIFGEAPAVQVSAAKPTVKVELATQARVEKILADASIPSTGMFFERTGNVGSVKVRFDSTDIQLRAKDLLQQKLNSDPNDPSFTVALNLLSNTPHWLSSINAMPMPLGLDLRGGVYFLLQVDMQGAVQKKVLAIAGDIRSQLREKNIRHQGIERGNESVTIQFGSAEEAEKAKALLTASQTDLIWQLSAQASGARLLGQFKPASLKEVQDNAVKQNITTLNKRVNELAVKEPVIQQQGADRIIVQLPGVQDTARAKDIIGRTATLESRLADPLVSTIAVGDPVPPGMDVFRFGEGRLGVFKKSIIFSGERITDASAGFDQNQRPSVNISLDAAGGRVMQEVTRENIGKPMGMILFEKGKGEVLTIATIQSEFGSKFQITGQPTTESANDLALLLRAGSLAAPMEIIEERTIGPSLGAENIEKGFTSLIFGFIAIAVFMIAYYMLFGFFSVTALAVNIVLLISLLSMLQATLSLPGIAAMALALGMAIDSNVLINERIREELRNGVAPSTAIAIGFDKAWATILDSNITTLIAGLALLAFGSGPIKGFAVVHCLGILTSMFSAVFFSRGIVNLWYGRKKKLQKISIGQVWVAKEK
- the queA gene encoding tRNA preQ1(34) S-adenosylmethionine ribosyltransferase-isomerase QueA produces the protein MQLSDFNYDLPPELIAQHPLANRSDSRLLEVAANGLHDRTFVDISQIAKPSDLFIFNDTKVIPARLYGQKETGGQVELLIERITGENRAWVQIRASKTPKVGSRIHIQNKLGEQIDVEILERKDRFYEIAFQKSVLELLDRFGELPLPHYIEHQADRDDAERYQTVLASNPGAVAAPTAGLHFDDLVLGQLAKNGVERATITLHVGAGTFTPVHSEDLSQHQMHYEWYSIPEKTIEAIEQTKQKGGRVIAVGTTSLRTLESYALNQALTGDTNLFITPGFQFKVVDALVTNFHLPKSTLLMLVSAFAGMDTIREAYRHAITERYRFFSYGDAMYLNRSA
- the ubiA gene encoding 4-hydroxybenzoate octaprenyltransferase, whose amino-acid sequence is MLQRLHAYARLIRLDKPIGTLLLLWPTYWALWLSNEGMPPFDLLIIFTLGTFLMRSAGCAMNDYADRDFDRHVERTKNRPITSGQISGKEAVLIAAILALLSFGLIWPLNLLTKQLSVFAIVIAVVYPFTKRFFAMPQAVLGVAFGFGIPMAYAASLNQVPLEAWILFAGNLFWTIAYDTAYAMVDRDDDLRLGLCTSAITFGRFEVIAIAVCYGLLLISLLCVAYLAQLNDLFWFGWVGALICAIYHVSLVRTRQRDACFRAFRQNNWLGAFLFLGIVLGLLG
- the tgt gene encoding tRNA guanosine(34) transglycosylase Tgt, which translates into the protein MTSPIQFELIKRDSQSLARLGRLDLPHGSVQTPIFMPVGTYGTVKAMTPRDLEEAKAQIILGNTFHLWLRPGLDVIAKHGGLHRFMAWDKPILTDSGGFQVFSLGALRKISEDGVTFASPINGDKLFMSPEVSMEIQAVLNSDIAMQFDECTPYETHGQATTEKAARQSLELSLRWGARSLKRFRELETGNGLFGIVQGGMFESLREASLAEVSQQGFDGIAIGGLSVGEPKPEFERILAFTAPKLPEKAPHYLMGVGTPEDLMLGVSNGIDMFDCVMPTRNARNGWLFTRFGDLKLRNSGYKDDDRPVDPTCSCYTCQRFTRSYLNHLQKANEILGAQLNTIHNLSYYIGLMTEIREALAKDRFSAYREQFYADRQRGVEPGQD
- the secF gene encoding protein translocase subunit SecF; this translates as MEFFRIRKDIPFMRHALILNAFSFVSFLAAVFFLWQNGLHLSIEFTGGTVMEVSYQQTAPLDSIRKKVEKLGYTDTQIQNFGSSRDIIIRLPLQKDAEGKNISSADQSLVVMKALVEDGTEAKLQRVEFVGPQVGKELAIDGLKALTFVVIGIMIYLSFRFEWKFAIAGIIANLHDVVIILGFFAFFQWEFSLSVLAAVLAVLGYSVNESVVIFDRIRENFRKYRKMTTPEVIDNAITSTISRTVITHGSTQMMVLAMLLFGGPTLFYFALALTIGILFGIYSSVFVAAAIAMWLGIKREDLIKNDKKPDDPTRKDDPNYGATV
- the yajC gene encoding preprotein translocase subunit YajC, with the translated sequence MWISNAFAQTGAGSDSGGLMGFLPILLMFVVLYFIMIRPQMKRQKETRLMLEALAVGDEVITIGGILGKVNAIRDQNVIVEIAAGTEVIMQKGAVTMVLPKGTLKAA
- the recG gene encoding ATP-dependent DNA helicase RecG, which encodes MTKPRPPNALEKMGLNSPIALALHLPSRYEDETALYTIEDALIKGSFSAVQTQGRVIRSQVLFRPRRQLVITIEDDTALLQLRFLNFYPSQQKQMAVGAHVRVRGEVRDGYSGPEMVHPTVKAVAPDAPLPASLTPVYPASEGVTQTVIRKAVQQALRSADIKQFLAELIPAPVTADLLPQGEWMPLHDAIHYLHNPPADADTAALMERTHPAWRRVQFEELLAQQLSLKQAHALRRQRNAPRLHGDPPTQGQQSIEQGLLAALPFELTGAQKRVWAQIESDLSRAFPMNRLLQGDVGSGKTIVAALAAARAIDHGYQAAVMAPTEILAEQHFIKMQEWFGPLGVEIVWLSGSLKAKEKKAAHAAIESGAAQLIIGTHALIQESVSFAKLGLAVIDEQHRFGVRQRLEISQRIGSELFYCHQLMMSATPIPRTLAMTYYADLDVAVVDELPPGRKPITTKVVKHSRRDEVINGLQDWLSKGLQAYWVCPLIEESDALQLQTAVESYAQLEQHLPQFKIGLVHGRLKAEEKAAVMAAFKANQIQLLVATTVIEVGVDVPNAALMVIEHAERFGYAQIHQLRGRVGRGTADSVCILMYAEPLSAAAKERLQTLREVSDGFVIAERDLSLRGPGELLGAKQSGDTMLRFVDLQRDAWLIDLAQQAAERLLANHPAVVDQQLERWLGSRADFLKA